CACGGAGTACTGCGACCGTCACCAGCTCTCGACCGCGCAGCGGCTCGAGCTCTTCACCCTGGCCTGCGCCGGCGTGCAGCACGCGCACCAGAAGGCCGTGATCCACCGCGACCTGAAGCCGGGCAACGTGCTCGTCACCGAGGTGGACGGCCACGCCCGGCCCAAGATCATCGACTTCGGTCTGGCCAAGGCCACGGCCTTCCGGCTCACCGAACAGACCATGTTCACCGAGCTGGGCCAGCTGCTCGGCACGCCCGAGTACATGAGCCCCGAGCAGGCGGACCTGACGGCGGAGGACATCGACACGCGCAGCGACATCTACTCGCTGGGCGTGATCCTCTACGAGCTGCTGGTGGGGGCGCTGCCCTTCGAGGCGAAGGCGCTGCGCGCGGGCGGCTTCGACGGGCTGCGCCACACGATCCGCGACGTGGATCCGGCCACGCCGTCCACGCGGCTGTCCTCGCTCCGCGCCGAGCTGGAAGAGATCGCCGCGCGGCGGCGCGCCAAGCCGGCCGAGCTGCAGCGGCAGGTCCGCGGCGACCTGGACTGGATCGTCATGAAGGCGCTGGAGAAGGATCGCAGCCGCCGTTACGAGACGGCCAACGGCCTGGCCGCGGACATCAGGCGCCATCTGGCCAACGAGCCGGTGGTGGCGGGGCCGCCGAGCGCCGGCTACCGCATGGGCAAGCTGATCCGCCGCAATCGCGGGGCTTTCGCGGCGGTCTGCGCGGTCTTCGTGGCGCTGGTGGCGGCCGTGGCGGGCACCAGCTGGGGCATGCTGCGCGCGGTGCGCGCCGAGCATCGCGCGGCCGAGGAAGCCGAGATCGCGCAGGCGGTGAACGCGTTCCTCAACCAGGACCTGCTGGCGGCGGTGGCGCCTTCCACGGCGCGCGGGCAGGGCCGCGACGTGCCCATGCGTGAGGTGCTGGACGCGGCCGCCGCGCGCATCGCCGAGGCGTCCGCGCCCGGTGGCCGCCTGGCGGACATGCCGCGCGTGGAGGCGGCCGTGCGGACCACGTTGGGGAGGACCTACGATCGGCTGGGCGAATACGAGGCCGCGGAGCCTCACCTCGAGGCGGCGCTGCGGCTCTACGAACAGCATCCCGGTCCGCGGCGGCGCGATCTCGCGCAGGCGCTGGCCAACCAGGCGCTGCTGGAGGAGGAGCTGAGCCGCTACGACGTCGCCGAGGAGCACCTGCGCAAGGCGCTCGCGATCTGGGGGCCGATCGAGGGACCGGAGGACGGCAACGCGCTCATCTGGACCACCTCGCTGGCGCGCACGCTCAACCGGGCGGGACGGGGCAGCGAGGCCGAGCCGCTGATGCGGCAGGCGCTGGAGGACAACCGCCGCCTCTTCGGCGATACGGCTGGACCGACTCTCACCGCCATGGGAACGCTCGCGAGCCTCTACCAGGAGCTCGGCAAGTTCGAGCCCGCGCTCGAACTGGAGGAGCAGGTGCTCGCCGTCCGCGAGGGGCAGGCACACCCGGACAGCATCGCGCTCGTCCACTCGCTCAACAACCTGGCGAACATCTACGGCAACATGGGCCGCATGGAAGAGGCCATCGGGCTGTGGAAGCGCTCGCTGGCGCTCAAGCTGCGCGTTCTGGGCGAGGACCACCCGAGCACGCTCAACACGCGCAGCAACCTGGCGGAGGCGGCGGGCGTGCTGGGCCACTACGACGAGGCGGTGGCGGGGCAGCGCGAGGTGATCGCCGCCCGCATGCGCGTGCTCGGACCCGAGCACTACCGCACGCTCGACTCCAAGTCGGCGCTCGCGTTCTGCCTGGGCAAGCTGGGCCGTCTCGACGAGGCGGCCGCCCTGGCCACCGAGGTGCGCGACGCCTTCTCCCGCACCCAGGGCCCCGACCACCCGGGCGTGCTGGATGCCGAGGACATCCTGGCCACGGTGCGTCTCCAGCAGGGCCGCACGGACGAGGCCGTGGCCATGCTGCGTCGAGTGCTCGACACCTACGTCACCAAGCACCCCCAGGACGACTTCGGCCGCACGCTGGTGTCCGCCCACCTGGGGCAGGCGCTGGCCGCGCAGGGGCATTACGCCGAGGCTTTCGCGCTCTGGGACGCGTCCGTGGGCAACCTGCCTACGGACGACGCCGGGACCCGCGACATCCTGCGCGACGTGGTGGCGCGGCTCGAGGCCTGGCGGGAGGCCGAGCCCGGCGCCGTGGACGACTCCACCCTCGCGGCCTGGCGGGCGCGCCTGGCCGCGGAAGAGGGCCGCTAGCCGGGTCGGCCGGACCCGGCGGCCGGCCTGCGGCGGGCCGTAGCGCGAGCGCAAGTCCATGCGCCGGGCGGGCTTGACAGGGACCCTCGGGATGACTACCCTGCTGTCCGCATGCGCCACTAGCTCAACTGGCAGAGCATCTGACTCTTAATCAGGTGGTTCGGGGTTCGAGTCCCTGGTGGCGTACCTGGCTGCTGAGCCGCATCGAGGGCCCGCCGTTCGGCGGGCCCTTTTGCATCCCGCTCGCGCGGCCGTCCGCGCGCGCCCCGAAACCCGGCAACGCCGCCTCCGTAACAGCCCCACGTTCGAAGCTACCCCATTTCACTGCGCAGCAAGCGTTTGGAGGCGAGGGCATGAGGAAACGGGCCCTGTGGATCGGCGGAATCGTCCTCGTGGCGGCGGCCGTGGGTGGCACCATGGCGATGCGCAGCCGCGGCGACAAGCTGCTCAGCGTCGAGACGGCCCCGGTGGCGCGCCGCGAGATCGTCCAGAAGGTCAGCGCCACGGGCATGATCCAGCCCAAGACCCAGGTCAAGGTGAGCGCGGACGTCAGCGCCAAGATCACGCGGCTGGCGGTGGTGGAGGGGCAATGGGTCGAGAAGGGTGCGTTCCTCGTCGAGCTCGATCGAGAGCGCTACCTCGCGGCGGTGGAGAGCGCCGAGGCGAGCGTCCGCTCGGCGCAGGCGAACGCCAGCCTCGTGCAGCAGAATCTCATGCGCACGCAGAAGGAGTTCGCCCGCACCAAGGAACTCAGCGCGGCCGGGCTCAAGTCCGACGCGGAGTTCGAGGCCGACCAGGCCGCCTACCAGGTGGAGGTGGCGCGGGCCGAGGCCGCCGCGAGCCAGGTGGAGCAGGCGCAGGCCCAGCTCAAGCAGGCGCGCGACGACCTCGCCAAGACCACGATCTACGCACCCATGGCCGGCACCGTCAGCGCCCTCAACAAGGAACAGGGTGAGATCGTCCTCGGCTCGCAGTTCCAGGAAGACGTCATCCTGGTGATCGCGGACCTCTCGGAGATGGAGGCCCAGGTCAACGTGGACGAGAACGACATCGTCGCCGTGGCGATCGGCCAGTCCGCCGAGATCGAGGTGGACGCGCTGACGGACCAGGTCCTGACCGGCGTCGTCCAGGAGATCGCCAACAGCGCGAACAACCTCGCCGGCGGCGGCAACACGCAGAAGACCGAGTTCGCGATCAAGATCGGCATCGTCGATCCGCCGGCCTCGCTCCGCCCGGGCATGACGGCCAGCGCCGACGTCGCCACGCACAGCAACGACAGCGCGCTCAGCGTGCCGATCCAGAGCGTCGCCGTGCGCACGCTCGACCAGCTCACGCGGCCCGGCGAGTCGCGCGCCGACGCCGAGGCGCGCTACACGCCCGACCGCGACGGCTTCGTGGAGATCGTCTTCTGCGTCGACGATGGACTGGCCGTCGCCCGCCAGGTCACGACGGGCATTCAGAGCGACGAGTACATCGAGATCCTGACCGGTGTCGACGAGGGCGAGACGATCGTCACCGGCAGCTACCGGGCGCTCTCCAAGGAGCTCGAGAATGGCGCGGCGGTGACCGTGAGCGCGTCGAAGGACCGTGCCGACGACGCCTGAGCGCGATCCGCGCAGGAGGCCGCGATGAGACTGCTCACCTCGGACATGCTGGAGTCGCTGCGCATCGCCTTTCGCGCGATCGCCGCCAACAAGGGCCGCGGCGCGCTCACGACGCTGGGCATCATCATCGGCATCGTGGCGGTGGTCCTCACCATGACCGCCGCCAACGGCCTGCAGCAGACCTTCCGCCAGAGCCTCTCCGCCGTCGGCTCCGACGTGATCTACGTCTCGCGCATGCCCTGGGTCATGATGGACG
Above is a genomic segment from Candidatus Latescibacterota bacterium containing:
- a CDS encoding serine/threonine protein kinase; the encoded protein is TEYCDRHQLSTAQRLELFTLACAGVQHAHQKAVIHRDLKPGNVLVTEVDGHARPKIIDFGLAKATAFRLTEQTMFTELGQLLGTPEYMSPEQADLTAEDIDTRSDIYSLGVILYELLVGALPFEAKALRAGGFDGLRHTIRDVDPATPSTRLSSLRAELEEIAARRRAKPAELQRQVRGDLDWIVMKALEKDRSRRYETANGLAADIRRHLANEPVVAGPPSAGYRMGKLIRRNRGAFAAVCAVFVALVAAVAGTSWGMLRAVRAEHRAAEEAEIAQAVNAFLNQDLLAAVAPSTARGQGRDVPMREVLDAAAARIAEASAPGGRLADMPRVEAAVRTTLGRTYDRLGEYEAAEPHLEAALRLYEQHPGPRRRDLAQALANQALLEEELSRYDVAEEHLRKALAIWGPIEGPEDGNALIWTTSLARTLNRAGRGSEAEPLMRQALEDNRRLFGDTAGPTLTAMGTLASLYQELGKFEPALELEEQVLAVREGQAHPDSIALVHSLNNLANIYGNMGRMEEAIGLWKRSLALKLRVLGEDHPSTLNTRSNLAEAAGVLGHYDEAVAGQREVIAARMRVLGPEHYRTLDSKSALAFCLGKLGRLDEAAALATEVRDAFSRTQGPDHPGVLDAEDILATVRLQQGRTDEAVAMLRRVLDTYVTKHPQDDFGRTLVSAHLGQALAAQGHYAEAFALWDASVGNLPTDDAGTRDILRDVVARLEAWREAEPGAVDDSTLAAWRARLAAEEGR
- a CDS encoding efflux RND transporter periplasmic adaptor subunit, encoding MRKRALWIGGIVLVAAAVGGTMAMRSRGDKLLSVETAPVARREIVQKVSATGMIQPKTQVKVSADVSAKITRLAVVEGQWVEKGAFLVELDRERYLAAVESAEASVRSAQANASLVQQNLMRTQKEFARTKELSAAGLKSDAEFEADQAAYQVEVARAEAAASQVEQAQAQLKQARDDLAKTTIYAPMAGTVSALNKEQGEIVLGSQFQEDVILVIADLSEMEAQVNVDENDIVAVAIGQSAEIEVDALTDQVLTGVVQEIANSANNLAGGGNTQKTEFAIKIGIVDPPASLRPGMTASADVATHSNDSALSVPIQSVAVRTLDQLTRPGESRADAEARYTPDRDGFVEIVFCVDDGLAVARQVTTGIQSDEYIEILTGVDEGETIVTGSYRALSKELENGAAVTVSASKDRADDA